In Flavobacterium luteolum, the DNA window ATTCGAACAAGATCCAATTCAAAAAGACAGAATTTATATGGATATCCATATGAAACCGTATTTCCCGGCTAAAAACTTCCTTATTAAAATGGATGGTCACAAAGGTGATGACGGAACAGAATGGGATACAGATTACGAACAAAAATAATTGTACAGTAAATAAAAAAAGGAAGCACATAAAATTGTGCTTCCTTTTTCAACAAAACATTGATCTTTTGAATGATCAAACCAAATAATTCAAATTCATGAACGTACTTAAAATTTTACTTTTAGTCGGTTTGTTTTCAATATCAAATTCGATTAAAGCACAAAAAGTAAATCAAATTGATACTTTAAGCTGTCCTATTACGCAAAATGATTTATTGCTTTCAGGAAAGTTATTTGCAAGTGCGACACCAATTTTACTTCGTGTATACAATGAAGATTACGAATATGCTGTTTTTCAGTTAGGTAAAAGAAAAAGCAGCATCTATCTATATTTTAAGATTTTCACAGATAACGTCTGTGTAAAACAAGAACAGCCTCTGGAGTTATATTTTAAAAATGGAGAACGCTATTTGTTAAAAAATAGTTTTAACGTTAATTGTGACGGAACTGCAGCTTTACAGCTTGGAAGAAAGGATATTAAAAAGTTAATGTCAAACTCTATAAACACAATAAAGTTTTTTACGCTTAAAAAGGACTATGAATTTAGTCCCACAGAAGTTGACAATCAAAATATAAGGTTTTATCTGCACTGTTTAAAGCTCTACAAAGTGAGGAAGAAAAAATAAAATAAATTGTGGAAAATTGATATCACCTCAATATAATCTCTAAAAAAACAAAATATGCCATTTCCAGAATTGAACCTTTCATTAGGGCTTACAGATAACGACGGTTCTGTTTTTTATGCAGGAAGCGGAGAAGGAAAAGTAATTGTAAAAACAGATTCTGCTTTAAAAAAGCATACTATCAATATCACCATTTCGGAACAGGAGGTGGGATCTGTTTATTTGAAAACGTATTTGGAAGGTGCTGAAATTCCTGCTGAAATTGAAGTTCCGGTTTATCAAATGATCGTTACAGATGATAAAACAAACGAGAAAGAAGTATATAAAGTTACCCGTGACACTTTTTTCTATAAAGAACAGACAAAGAAAAAAGGATTGTGGAGTTTTTTGGGCTTAAAGTTTTTAGCTCCAAATAACTTTCTATTTGAAAACATCCCATTTGAGCCTTTAAAAGAAGAAATGGAAACGTATGATATTTCAAGATATAGAAAATTAAATGAAGATAAACTTACCTATAGTTTTCAGAAGGAAGAACAAAATATTCAGCTTTTTGCGGGTGATATTAATACACTAAAAGTGGAGAAGGGAATAAGCTATTTTGTAATTGTGGATGAGAAAAAAGGGCAGAGGTTTATTGGCGATATCTTATACAGAGAAAAACTTCTAAAACTCACGCCATCAGTTAAACTGCACATCATAAAACGCAAGAAGATTTCTAAGGAAATGGAAACAGATAAAAAAGGCCGAGCTAATAAGTTGATTTATATTTAAAAAATAAATTATGAAAGGAGCATTTTACAAACTTCCGATAGATTTTAATAGCGTAATGCAAAAAAAAGAGCTTGAAAAAACCTCTATCGAGCATTCTATCGCGCAACAGATCATTTTACTGGCCACGACGACATTTGGTGAGTGCAAGTTTGATGAAACCTTTGGATCAAAAATTTGGGAAATCGACTTTGATTTACTGATGAATGAAAATACGCTAAAAGAAATTATTTCAAAAACCATGAAACAGACTCTGGCTTTTCATGAAAAAAGAATAAAAGTAAAAGAGCTTATTGTTGAATTATCAGAAACCATGTATTTCGTTGATGATGTCAGCAGGTCAAAAAAGAAAGTTGATATAATATTAGAAGCCACTATAAAAAGTACAAACCGTGATTTTGACTTTAGGGGTTACTTTTTTGTCGGACCATTATCTTATAAATAAATGCTTTTTTAATATTTTATTTCAAGAGCTTAAAAAAGAGTTTGTTGATTTTAGAAATTTGCTTACTTGTGATATTTAATTTATAGATAAAAATTTATTAAAAATCAAATTAATGTAAGATTTTATTTATATATTTACGACATAAATAAATTAATAATTAAAAAAAATTCATTATGTCGTTTTTAACATCATTAACAGTAGCAGGAAAAGATTACAAAGTATTAAACGTTAGTTATGATTTAGCTCAAGAAACAGATGCTTCTGGGCGTCCATCTACAGTAACTCGTGGAGGAAGAATTATGATTGAGGTTGAATCAACTGGAAGCACTGAATTGTTTGAGTGGATGACTAACAATTTCGAAAGAAAAGATGGGTCTGTAAAATTTATCAAACGTGATTCAAATGCTACTTTAAAAGAGCTAAAGTTTACAGAAGCTTACATGGTTAAGTACAAAGAAAACTTTGATCATAACAGTGAAAATCCATTAACTGAAACTTTTATGATTTCTGCTCGCAAAATTTCGATGGGTGGAGGAGAATTTGATAATGCTTGGGTATAATCCTTTGGACTTTATCAATCTTTATGAAACTGAAAGGAAGTCCGATAATGGGACTTCCTTTTTTTGTTTTTCTATTTTGGAGTATCCAGTTTTAAATTGTTACGAATTGGATTTTCGCACTTTCTAAATTAATTATCTAAACAAATCTACAAAATGAGTTTTTTATCTAAATTACAAATAGACGGAGAAGAATTTAATGTTCTTGAATTTAATATTGGTTTTAAACAAGAAATTGATACAACAAGTAAACCTACGGGAAATGCTAAAGGTGGAGTTATAAAAATGATAATTGAAGCAAGTCAAAACAGTCATTTTTTATCTTGGATGTTAAATGGTGATTTGACCAAAGACGGGAAAATTGTTTTTTATAGAAGAGATGCTTTAAGTAAAATGAAAGAACTTACGTTTACGAAAGCATTTTGTATTGCTTATGACGAACAGTTTACAAGCACTACCGAAATTCCAATGAGAATTACTATGGAATTAGTGGCAAAAGAGTTGACTTTTGGAGATGCTAAATTCTCAAATAATTGGATTGCTTTAGATTAATTCTTAAAAGCTAATTAAAAATTAGGACATATTATTATGGCACATTTTTCAGAACAAGTACATATAACTATAGGAGGTTTCACCCAAAACGTTGTTTATTATGATCTAAAGCTATCTCAAAAAATGGCCGACCATCATCATTTTTCTTTCGTTTGGCAATATACTGGCAAAGCGGTAATTAAGCCTGCTGACCAAGCCAAGGCACTTAGAACCTATCTTGGAGATGAGGTAATTTTTACTTTTAAAAGTCTTACAGGAATTAGACTAATGAGCAAAGGTATAATTACAGAACTTTCTTCTATTGATGTTGATGGAAGCCCAGCAGGATTGCACGTTTCTGGCATAAGTCACAGTATCGTTATTGATGATATGAAAAAAGCAAGAACATTTAAAGAGCGCAGTATGGATGATATCGTGCTGAGTATTTTTGCTGAAGGCCCAGGAGAATTTTATCAAAGGGAGTCTATTAAATCAACTTATCTAAAAGAATTTAAAAACCTTTTGCAATACAACGAAACCAGTTTTGAGTTTCTAAAAAGACTAGCAAAACGCCATGGACAATGGTTTTATTTTGATGGAATGCGTATGCAGTTCGGACAAACAAAAAATAGCCAGACCAAATTGATTAATGGCGCTTCGCTGCATAGTTTTAAGATACAGGCTAATATGAGTTCGCATAAAATTTCGCTGAACGGTTACGATTATAAAAACGTATCGA includes these proteins:
- a CDS encoding GPW/gp25 family protein, with protein sequence MKGAFYKLPIDFNSVMQKKELEKTSIEHSIAQQIILLATTTFGECKFDETFGSKIWEIDFDLLMNENTLKEIISKTMKQTLAFHEKRIKVKELIVELSETMYFVDDVSRSKKKVDIILEATIKSTNRDFDFRGYFFVGPLSYK
- the tssD gene encoding type VI secretion system tube protein TssD; this encodes MSFLTSLTVAGKDYKVLNVSYDLAQETDASGRPSTVTRGGRIMIEVESTGSTELFEWMTNNFERKDGSVKFIKRDSNATLKELKFTEAYMVKYKENFDHNSENPLTETFMISARKISMGGGEFDNAWV
- the tssD gene encoding type VI secretion system tube protein TssD translates to MSFLSKLQIDGEEFNVLEFNIGFKQEIDTTSKPTGNAKGGVIKMIIEASQNSHFLSWMLNGDLTKDGKIVFYRRDALSKMKELTFTKAFCIAYDEQFTSTTEIPMRITMELVAKELTFGDAKFSNNWIALD